The Helicoverpa armigera isolate CAAS_96S chromosome 25, ASM3070526v1, whole genome shotgun sequence genome has a window encoding:
- the LOC110382063 gene encoding BSD domain-containing protein 1 isoform X2 → MAEKSSDSSPSDAASTPRHDDKQDGNWWDTWISSAKSKSAEVYTMVKKDLAEIGHVITMKLDAPESPANAMKKSLSSFIGQVSTVLNPEPDDEDDTEVILSSGDTTMLSTYKKELEALQRVDATFIVPAYSPEFEAWRASLESTEAGLISLSAAARRLDASPTLKAQYDKLVPDAVSHDDFWERYLFRVALLQDRLAAAARKQPRPEPSADPVLAHLPPITPIDQSPKKVLSGLEDEKPFEAPELDNVVAWEDDFAHDVELTEEQQTLLLEEYEREIADKKLTKQTSSRDIANNNIDKTTNTDNKKTKTAQTRDKMNNKTKNKNGRSPKKAGKSDVCLNNMVEDYFGDKKVKDDASANSDESWEKEFEIDDVVEQKA, encoded by the exons ATGGCTGAAAA GTCTAGTGATTCAAGTCCAAGTGATGCGGCCAGTACTCCAAGGCATGATGACAAACAGGACGGCAACTGGTGGGACACCTGGATCTCTTCGGCTAAGTCCAAG tcaGCAGAAGTGTACACGATGGTGAAGAAAGACTTGGCTGAGATCGGCCATGTCATAACTATGAAG TTGGACGCGCCAGAATCACCAGCGAATGCCATGAAGAAAAGTCTTAGCAGTTTCATTG GACAAGTGAGCACTGTGTTGAACCCTGAGCCGGATGATGAGGACGATACGGAGGTCATCCTGTCTTCGGGAGACACCACCATGCTGTCTACGTACAAG AAAGAACTAGAAGCTCTCCAACGCGTGGACGCGACATTCATAGTGCCGGCCTACAGCCCCGAGTTCGAGGCGTGGCGCGCGAGCCTCGAGAGCACCGAGGCAGGCCTCATCAGCCTGTCGGCCGCGGCGAGGCGCCTCGACGCCAGCCCCACGCTCAAGGCGCAGTACGACAAGCTCGTGCCCGACGCCGTGTCGCATGACGACTTCTGGGAACG CTATCTATTCCGCGTGGCGCTGCTACAGGACcggctggcggcggcggcgcgcaaGCAGCCGCGGCCCGAGCCCTCCGCAGACCCCGTGCTCGCTCACCTGCCGCCCATCACACCCATCGACCA gagtCCTAAAAAGGTCCTTTCAGGGTTGGAAGACGAGAAGCCGTTCGAAGCTCCCGAACTGGACAACGTCGTCGCTTGGGAAGACG ACTTCGCGCACGACGTGGAACTTACAGAGGAACAACAAACACTTCTCCTAGAAGAATACGAGAGAGAAATAGCCGACAAGAAACTCACCAAACAAACCTCCTCCCGCGACATAGCCAACAACAACATAGACAAAACAACGAACAcagacaataaaaaaacaaaaaccgcACAAACCAGAGACAAGATGAACAACAagactaaaaacaaaaatggcAGGTCGCCGAAAAAGGCGGGCAAATCTGACGTTTGTTTAAACAATATGGTCGAAGATTATTTCGGTGATAAAAAGGTTAAAGATGATGCTAGCGCTAATTCCGATGAAAGCTGGGAAAAGGAATTTGAAATTGATGACGTTGTGGAGCAGAAAGCATGA
- the LOC110382063 gene encoding BSD domain-containing protein 1 isoform X1 gives MAEKSSDSSPSDAASTPRHDDKQDGNWWDTWISSAKSKSAEVYTMVKKDLAEIGHVITMKLDAPESPANAMKKSLSSFIGQVSTVLNPEPDDEDDTEVILSSGDTTMLSTYKKELEALQRVDATFIVPAYSPEFEAWRASLESTEAGLISLSAAARRLDASPTLKAQYDKLVPDAVSHDDFWERYLFRVALLQDRLAAAARKQPRPEPSADPVLAHLPPITPIDQSPKKVLSGLEDEKPFEAPELDNVVAWEDEDFAHDVELTEEQQTLLLEEYEREIADKKLTKQTSSRDIANNNIDKTTNTDNKKTKTAQTRDKMNNKTKNKNGRSPKKAGKSDVCLNNMVEDYFGDKKVKDDASANSDESWEKEFEIDDVVEQKA, from the exons ATGGCTGAAAA GTCTAGTGATTCAAGTCCAAGTGATGCGGCCAGTACTCCAAGGCATGATGACAAACAGGACGGCAACTGGTGGGACACCTGGATCTCTTCGGCTAAGTCCAAG tcaGCAGAAGTGTACACGATGGTGAAGAAAGACTTGGCTGAGATCGGCCATGTCATAACTATGAAG TTGGACGCGCCAGAATCACCAGCGAATGCCATGAAGAAAAGTCTTAGCAGTTTCATTG GACAAGTGAGCACTGTGTTGAACCCTGAGCCGGATGATGAGGACGATACGGAGGTCATCCTGTCTTCGGGAGACACCACCATGCTGTCTACGTACAAG AAAGAACTAGAAGCTCTCCAACGCGTGGACGCGACATTCATAGTGCCGGCCTACAGCCCCGAGTTCGAGGCGTGGCGCGCGAGCCTCGAGAGCACCGAGGCAGGCCTCATCAGCCTGTCGGCCGCGGCGAGGCGCCTCGACGCCAGCCCCACGCTCAAGGCGCAGTACGACAAGCTCGTGCCCGACGCCGTGTCGCATGACGACTTCTGGGAACG CTATCTATTCCGCGTGGCGCTGCTACAGGACcggctggcggcggcggcgcgcaaGCAGCCGCGGCCCGAGCCCTCCGCAGACCCCGTGCTCGCTCACCTGCCGCCCATCACACCCATCGACCA gagtCCTAAAAAGGTCCTTTCAGGGTTGGAAGACGAGAAGCCGTTCGAAGCTCCCGAACTGGACAACGTCGTCGCTTGGGAAGACG AAGACTTCGCGCACGACGTGGAACTTACAGAGGAACAACAAACACTTCTCCTAGAAGAATACGAGAGAGAAATAGCCGACAAGAAACTCACCAAACAAACCTCCTCCCGCGACATAGCCAACAACAACATAGACAAAACAACGAACAcagacaataaaaaaacaaaaaccgcACAAACCAGAGACAAGATGAACAACAagactaaaaacaaaaatggcAGGTCGCCGAAAAAGGCGGGCAAATCTGACGTTTGTTTAAACAATATGGTCGAAGATTATTTCGGTGATAAAAAGGTTAAAGATGATGCTAGCGCTAATTCCGATGAAAGCTGGGAAAAGGAATTTGAAATTGATGACGTTGTGGAGCAGAAAGCATGA